The genomic DNA TAGTCTACATGACAACATGAATTCTTGGAAAATAAGCAATACAAGGAAACATGCCATTTTATACTCAAAGTTGCATGTTTGAGGTGGTTATAGTCAAAATTACTATAAATATGATTACCAAAGAATAAGAGCAACTAAAAAACTACTTTTATCcagttagggaaaaaaatagacaatTGCAAATTTTCCTCCTTCTCTTACGTTTTCAACTAAGGACTAGTTTAAAGAGGATTTTTTGCAACTTCATCAAGTTTTACATTGACTCAAACTTATGACTACCCTTGAACATAATCTTTGAGTATCTATTTGTACATGTTACAGGACTGTTAGCCACTGCTAGAAGAAATGGAAAAACTCTTCTAACTAATGTACTCCATGTGACTCAAGGAGCCTTATCAAAATATGGttataataatgataataataaatccTCTCTCAATCAGCTGCATTCATGAGTAACACATTGGAAGAGGAATATCAAGGCTGTGTCTGAAAGGAAAAGAACTCTGGTATTCACAAAATATAATTTAACCGTCAGTCCTTGCATAATGCAGAAACAACTAAATAAGCGTCATGTAACATCAAATGTTAGAATGAGGTATTGGGCAAAGGTATGTGTATAATTTATTTCatggaacatcaaatgtagaaacagagttttttttttccttcaaccaaatatttaaaaaaaaatgaaaatttccaAAGCATGACATAACTGCCCAAATCTGCGTTGGATATAGATACTTGGATAATGACACTCAAACAGTGACACTAAGAGTGAACAATCACTAATCCTATTGAACACAtgtacaatttgtaaaaatagtCATGTCAGAGATTGCGATCATACTCATGTTGAACTATATCAAGTCCAAGTAACATAGACATGGAACAGTTGTAGCACTGACACCATATTCAACCACACAAGCATTATCATACTAGAGATTTGAATGAACATTAGTTATCAAATTTCGTAAACAGAAAGCAGTAGAGTACTAGCCTTgtatgttaaacttgttgaatGTACAATATCTCATAAGAAAGTTTACCTTTAATGTTATCACAATAATCACATCCGGAGAGAATACACAAATCAATGAACTGATCCATAGTGAGTCTTAGTTCTTCAAGAACCTGAAAAATAAGGATGAGAATAAATACAGTAATTCAATTAGCAATAAGCAGAATAAATATACCTTTGAAACGTCAAATTCCATCACAGAGATTTTTTTGGAACTAGGATACattaaatgatggagaaaccttGGTACCCCAAAAGTTAAAGTATCCATGTTTTCTGAGACAACCGCAAACACCTAGAGATTGATAACAAGCAAATACGTTTAGgatattaaagttaaaaaaaatagaatgtgTTACATTGCATCATTTTACCTTGTCACTTTTGCAAAGAGCTACGCATTGAGCTTCTGCTTCACAGGGTGCCTTTAGATCAGAAAGATGAGTTTAGCTTCTAAAACTAGAGATACAATACTTGTATATTAAGCAATTGCATGCAGCTTTAGGAAATGTTTGCAAGAGAAAGTAAAATTGTGTCATTGTTAGTTCAAATTCTTGTAGCAAGGATAAAGAATTCAATAAGTGAAAGTGGACTAGTTTACCTCAATAGTAGGCACGCCCATTAGTCTTAAGAGACGTTTACAATCTTCATTATGTTGCTTGGTTACCTATGAAAAAACTCTACAGTCATCTACTGGAATCAAATTCTTCAAGAAAGTAATTTGaaagttcaaaatatatttaaagaaactctATGTTACATATGAAGAAAACAGATAATCAGCATGCTAACTTTATGTTGATTGCATCATAATCAATAAGATCCTCATGGTaatttccaataaaatagcaATATCAAAGATTACCTTGACAGTCCTTTTGTTATACTTTTCAATTCCCTCCAAATCACCAGTCtgcaaacaacaaatgtaaccaAGACAGCAAAAGAAATTCTAGCACACTAAGGAGTCCCAATAAAGGTACTTGTTATGCACAAGCAATGACCTCAATTGTTGTGTTCAGATCGTTAGTTGCATCTTTCCTCTTTAAAtatctaaagaataaaataagcttaaagattatcattatcttgcaacaaaaaaaaGGAGGGGGACAATGACAAACCTGTAAAGACTAGCCTTTTGGCAAGTTCTTGTTTCTTCAACTCTGGAGGCTGACCGTCAAATGCATATCTGGCATAAAAAAgatgataataaaatatggtgGCTGAATGATAAACAAAATGATATTTAGACATGCAAATGGACTTACACTGGCTCGATATCTGCTTCTAATAATATGATAGTTCGATTGAACATCCCTTGCAAATGACTTATCGACCATACAAAATGtcaagagttagaagaagaaataaaaaagtcCAACTCATGCATAGATTTTTCAATGAACTCTGCAAATTCTTTCCTAATTCCAGGAAGTCCTCGAGAATCACTATATGCACCTGATTGCTCGAAAGAAAGTTGAGATTCTTATCAGAATGACTAAAACAATATTTACTCATCAACATGAAAAAAATAACAAGGCCTGCAGATGATGTTTTGGGTTTGTTACATATAAAGATATAACTAAAAACTGGAATATGACACAAATGTTATGAAAAGGTCAACATAAAAATTGCTTGGGTTACAAATGCACAAACAAGTACAAAATACATTTCTTTTCCAGATCACCGTTAACAAGAGGAAACAAGTTGCAAAGCAGTTTAGCTTGAGAAACAGACtgcatcaaaaaggaaaaggttTAAGTAGACTGCGAGTTGAAAATTGTAGGAATATGTGAATACCTAAACCACCCGAATTCAATGAAAGATAATGTTTAACTCTTGCAATGACATCTGCTGGGAATAAAAGCCCGACATTAGGGTCATCCAATAGAAATGGAGCTTGGCATAATGCTACCACTTGGAGAATAGTATAGGTAAAAAATTACACCATTAAAAAGAGAAATCTAATGGAAAATGTCTCTTTATCTCAGGGAGCACAGAGAAGGAGAAATTGCTCCATGTACAAGGAATTTTTGACTTGTGAAGATAATTTTTTCTCACTGAGTTCTTTAAGTCAAGCAATAGAGAAGAATGATCAACACTTTGATACAAGTAGTTTTTAAGAAAGAATAAAGAGAAAATGGAAACCTAACGGGGAAATGTTAATGGCTTCTATCCGAGAGCATGAGGGTTCCCGACATTTGTGAAAATAATCTgcaaacaacaaaaaaaaccaATCTCATGGAAAGTAAGTCCAACTTGTATCTTCTTTCTTAAGAATAAATTGCAAGGGGAGTGCAGTATTATAACCTCAAATTTTAATCTCACAAGTGGCATCCCAACAagctaacaataaaaagaatcaaaggcATATGTGCACTTCATATCTTGATACAAGCAATAAAGAAAACATATACAGTGCTAAATAACCCAGGAAGATATCTTCAACCAGATAACaagaatggaaaaaaaaacaatcaaagtcAGATCTTTCAGGAATCGAAATAAGAGTCTCTTTCAATAAAGTTTATTCTATTTAACTCAAATCATGTTGTGGCACAATCAACGAAAATTGTGTATGAGAAAGCATCATAACCTTCTTCCCCTCCTTCTGCAACTCCGAAGCCCGCAGGTAAAGCTCCCCTTTGACAGCATATGCAACTTTCTTCACATTCTCATTCAGCAACTCGTAGTCCAGCGGCTTCGGCGCCATCCTAATactaattaatgatttaaaatcaGAACTTCTTATCTTAATACTGACTAAACAACAAAAGGAGTATAGAAGAGGTCACATGCTAATTTTATGATGGAAAGCAGATCAAACTTACTTGGACATCAAAGATTCTGCTGTCTTCTCCAGGCATGGAAAAATTAGCCTATTTTGACTGAAACTTGTTGACTCTCTTTGTTAGAAAATGGGCAGTCTTCTTGGAGCATATAATGTAGAAATATGCATCTCCGACTCTGCTGTAGTTCTATAGACATGAACAGAAACAACAATAAACAAGGATGCCATGGCTAAAATCCTGATGCCTTTGCAGTCTGCTATAGACCCTGCAGAAGAAGCTAATTGCTTACATGTGAAACAGACGTATGTCTTCATGTTCTTCTCTGATCTAAGAAGTCATTAAGAAAAACTAGAGGAACAAATCTCGTGGAAAATGATCGCCATATTCAATTAATGATACGATTAAGACGATTTggtgaattattttttttaaaaaaatgacccTAATTCGATTGAATCTGAAGCAGAGGAAACCCTAATCGAAGGAAAAAAAGATCGAGCGCGGACCTAGAACTCGGAGGTGTGGTACAAGCTCATAAACAAGCGGAGGGCACTGGCCTGGAGGAGCATGGGCTGCGGCTTCCTGCCGTCATCCTCCTCGCCTCTTCCCAGCGGTGCGAAGATGTCGTGTGTGTTGCTATATAGGGAAATAGGTTCGAAGAACCCTCTGCCAAGGCCAGACAACGAAGCGACGGCTTGCGCCCCGAAGAAGGTGATGAAGACCGCATCGTCGCTCCTGTCAATGACGAAGTTGGCGCTACCTGCATTAGCACGCAGGCAGCGGGTCCAGGCTTGTGCCAGAAGAGGGGAAGATGCAAGGAGCGCACCAAGGACATGGCTCATCTCGAACCTTTAGGAGGCAAAGGTAGACAAATCAAGAGTGAGGGTGAGaatgagagagagaggagagcacACCGTTGTGGAGGAAGATCCAGTGGTCGACGggatggcgtgaagagattgtatgaggagagggaaagaaaattgcCCTAGGTTCGGGAGCGCGAAGGaaaaacacggcgccgaaaagaaaacagcgagggaaaggaaaacatcgaggggggaaaatgaccaaattcaattacaacggtttttttcaaaactgttgtcgtagatgctaaaaacgcggataaagacaacggtttataaaaccgttgtaaaaaatgttgtcgttttaaaaaaatattgctcaatgacaacagttttgccaaacccgttgtcttttatatttaatggggagttcaaagacaacggttttggcaaaaaccgttgtctttgagcaaatacgcaacgctttctcttaaaaccgttgtcgtaggggtgttgtcgtttgcagtttttgttgtagtgttttcacaacaatgaaatatttgtagtagtatttgtgaaattttaaaagtatttaatgatacaACCGAACAattttccggtgtttattatcccactgctcaattagttttagaaaatttttctaatatagtattagttttaaatgaacatattaataatgaatctttatctccttgcatcttagctatgaaaactaaatgagaaaaatatttttatttaattcctgaaatttatttaattgcatttgctttatatcctagatttaaattagaagttttacaagaaatgttaactttatattatgacgctttaattccaattaaagattcttcttcccctgatccagttaatattatatataatgttagaatttatttatatgatatttataatcaatattatgcaaaatatggaacacaaattaatatttctgaaattcaacaaactactagtagtaatttaaaacttataaaagcacaactcttattaaaagaacggacaaaacgtccacgaggatcctcaagttccacacaaaaacttgagaattattttacgacttcttttgattttaatgaagcagatagcgaaaacttcgatattttgaagtggtggtcacagaaggctcaaagctttcccgttctctccgtgatcgcaaaagaaattttagcttgtccagtgtcaactgttgctatgGAGCAGACGTTCAATGCCGGCGgaaacatattagatgaacgacgataaactttgtctcccgactcattggaagcccaagcattactggacaattggaccagagcggagaaaagaatccaaggaatgcaactttcagatgacgaagttgaagattttgatactgaaggaataaatacgacaggaacaggaaatggaagtgaatgaaaatgtaaaaggataaaaatgtaaaagaactacgtgggctttgattcccctaaagggatacgtagacaacttaaataagtggaagcccttttttcaataaattttaatttctaatttttaatgtttaatgtttaatttttaattttttttaacatattaatcttcaACTGTGGCGAactgtgacgaaccgtgaaccgaaccgtgaaccgacggttttgaaccgtaaccgtcttgggcggttaaggttaagggtcgacctgcctggaaccgtcgaaccggcggttccgaaccatgGTCAGGTCTACTCGCAGGGAGGCCTCGAGCAAGTCAGGATGACCAGATGCTTGTGGGAAAGGCCCCGAAGCAGGTTAGGGTGATCAGATACTTGTGGGAATGTCCGAATCAGGTCAGGATGACTGATGCTTGCTAGGAGGCctagagtaggtcaaggtgactgaaTGCTCGCAGAGAGGTctgaagcaggtcaaggtgaccgaatgtTCACGGTgaggcccgaagtaggtcaaggtgaccggatgagGATGCTTACGGGGAGGCCCTGTTAGAGAAAATTTaggtatcctaggttttgatgtttgggtaaaagtttaagttaggtttattgttgtatttgatatgcattgtgagtgtgcaggatacaggtacaacaagaaaagtctaagtgtgatcttgacaaaggagaaaagtccaagcatgtagtcttggcaacgtaagtccaagtgtgacttggcaatggatgaagtctcggaggtgcgacctcttggcaaaggaagacccgacaataatgacaaggccgatggaagctccagaaggcaagacgtgaaggatggggagacatccgaagGATGTAAGGCCgatggaggaggctaaaaggctATGTCTagattggtcgggcgagaacgagtgctgagtgaatgtactcggggtaaaatcctatAATTATGGTTCATtggagcagtactgtagcgttactgtagcagtcgactggtgctttcATCAGTCGATTAGGAGCGAACAGAgagctggtatcgagccgttgggttacaacggtcgaatttccacgaaggacAGTTGATTGCATgttttgacagtcgactggtaggcggggttttccaactcgtggcctatataaccaagcattgaaaACTTGGTTAaagttgatgaaattagtggtagttaactctaattagagtctcctagtgcccaattgatctagcgtgcttgtacaagattgtggcgaggtttctccacccacaaggagctacaccagctagccggagattttccgaggagtcatccaccgaaggatcgggatcgtctaccttacggatagccgtggagtaggagcttcatctccgaaccacgttacacaacgtgtcattgggggtgcttcttgtttattattttctagggttagctttccttttgtttgttagtatttttgtttccgttgtgcactaacaagcgtaggaaacgacgatttgggtgagacgctattcacccccctctagtgaacgtcaagatcccaacaagtggtatcagagcaaggttagctcttgttggattaatcgccaagagagcggctaaaggaagaagatggagtcagagggacctctcggatgggggcatctgaatcccacctccatacgagcgcgaggacttggactattggaggaagcgcatggagatgtggttccaaataaattggaaccaatggattgcatTGGAGGAACCGTTTAAGGCTCCAACGaacaagaagggaaagcgtctccgacgtcaatattggaccgaggagcaaagggagcaatcggagacggacaatgaggtaactagaattttgattaatttattacctcctagtgcgatattgaatgtaggtgaatatgagaatgcaagcgacctttggaaaaaggtaattgcacttcatgagagtcctacacaaatctaAGAAAAGGAGGAGCTCAAGGAGAAGGGCTTATtgatccaagaagagaaggaccaatcggatgttgacacgggttcaacatccgaggaggagaaggaagatgaggaggtatcatccacatcttcaagggaggaagaagtgaaaccgtccacatcttcaagtgaagaggaagaagagcaatccaaggaagaggagatcttgaaagctcaaccctccacctcaactaccaagaagagcacaaaggaccacatcaaatgttttgagtgtggtaagatggggcactacaagagtaggtgtccttcgctcaagaaggtaaaggaggtaaaccctaaactcactaaagttaatttagaaactaatgtgagttgtaggaagaagaagaaggagaagaagcacattaggtgtttcacgtgtggtgagtggggacactaccacacaaagtgcccaaggagaggagagctcaagaaattggcgcacttaaagaagtgggagaagaagagagcttcaaggggaAGGGAGGTAAACCTTAATTTGAATtatagttcaaatttaaattcttccatgcatactagaaataattttcattattacccaagcataatcatggatttatatataatgataggaatagggttaatgtaggagataaccctaggagacatattcatgctaaatctagtaagagtagacctaataagacccaaaccactttgccaAAGGGAAGGAAAgtaggtgaaaacctaagcattaattccaagaaagggagacatatgcctaaaaaggtgggtaggtctagggatgtccaaggtggacatgttaactttagggttagaaccctagaattggaaaataaATCATTGAAGGTAAGGcttgaagaaatggagaaagtcctagataagttcattattggacctagaggACTTGACATGTGTTTGGGTGGTTAGAGatccaaaaatgtcaaattaggtccctccaagaccaaaaggaggttaagtgctaaggtagcacatgacattggtaagggaggtgtaactaaggacaagggagagtcatccaaggtcaataagaaggaatatgttagggtgacatataattatggcaagaatgaggtgtccaaggtgaaggacaagaagaaactgaccaaagacaaggtgtctaaggttaaaaatatgagttttgtaggccaagtgtcacccgaggtgcaccgaagtgaccTAGCCATAGTAGATGAGTcgccaagggaggtgactaaggttaagattcctaaggttaggaagagcctttgggacccatggtagatgggttatcaaatgtgccaagtggttaggaggcggacttaagtctctaacatagtggggTGACACAATTGGGATGTATTTCATGCATTAAAatgtgaattgggttcatattgcatgaaaattaatttttgatgtataaatgtcatataaactaatgctaaggatgcattatggtttagtatgagtAGATATATCAAgaagaagccaaaactaggactttaggtcaaggtttaattgaatcatttagctagttttgaattttgtatcaatcttgggatttgtgatgaatatatttttcccaagtagatatggataaaatagacctctccacaaaatttcgtattttttggaggtctgtgaaatttttggcgcatttctgaaagtgggtcaaaaggttgaTTTTTACCAACATAGAGTACCAGCCGACTGGTATAGttatcagttgactggtaacactgttcatgagcacagaatgtctctgtaaactCATTTTGACGATGACAGTTGACTGGGGTTTATACCAATCAACTGGTAACAttgttcatgagcacagaatgtctctgtaagctcattttgacgatggcAATCGACTGAGACTTATAGCAATCaactgatacggtctgaaaatatttgtttgcattagaaaatgaccaaaagagtggagAACATATATGTAATCTTATggaggattaatacatgatgtttatggtcattagaggtcaaaaagttcaataattgggatattgttagagctctttttgatgtatgacaaagggggagaaatttaggtttaagtgggaaacctacatacctttgcaagaaatcctaactcaagggggagcttaggtgaagggggagtgattgctcatttatttgCAAAGggtgagaagtttacctttgcaagaaatcctagctcaggggggagcttaggtaaagggggagcctagggatttaggtttcattatttatgcatgagttgatttgcatatttactTTCATATGTATTgttatattgtttccctaacttaaacgggttgccaaagatcaaaaagggagagattgttagagcaatctggataccctaggttttgatgtttggataaaagtttaagttaggtttattgttgtatttgatatacattgtgagtgtgcaggatacaggtacaataagaaagtctaagtgtgatattgacaaaggaggaaagtccaagcatgtagtcttgacaacgtaagtccaagtgtgacttggcaatggatgaagtctcggaggtgcaacctcttggcaaaggaagacccgacaataatgacaaggccgatggaagctccataatgcaagacgtgaaggatggggagacatccgagggacgtaaggctgatggaggaggctagaaggctaggtctagattGGTCGGGCgcgaacgagtgctgagtgaatgtactcggggtaaaatcctagaattagggttactgtagcagcactatagcgttactgtaacagtattgtagcagtcgactggtggtttcatcaatcgactggtgcagtcgactgggagcgaacagagtgctggtatcgagtcgttgggctgcaacggtcgaatttccatgaagggcagtcgactgcatgttttagcaatcgaTTGATAGGTGGGGTTTTCCAACCCattgcctatataaccaagcattggaagtttggttaaagttgacgaaattagtagtggttaaccctaattagagtctcctagtgcccaagtgatctagtgtgcttgtacaaggttgtgacaaggtttctccacccacaaggagctacacgagctagccggaggtttctcggggagtcatccaccgacggatcgggatcgtccaccttacggacaacagTGGAGTAGAAGCttcatctccaaaccacgttacacaacgtgtcattggggttgcttcttgtttattgttttctagggttagctttccttttgtttgttagtatttttgtttccgctgtgcactaacaagcgtagaaACGGCGAATTGGGtgagacactattcacccccctctagcgaacgtcaaggtcccaacaagccCAGAGTAGGTCGGGGTGGCCAGATGCTCGTGTGAAGGtccagaccatgagagtaattgtggtccttcgtttgaggggaggattgttggggttcaatcaaaaaTCTCATATTGGAAAACCTAAGAGTAAAATCATATGGGCTAGCCCTAAAAtaaacaatatcatgtcatttcaAAAAATAATCATAGTGGCATGTTTTTTATAAGTCATCCCattcaaaaaattatatatatatatatatatatatatatatatatatatatatatattgaaaaggAGACAAGCTCGGATTTATAGCGAGAAAAAcataagaaaaagaggaaagcaacctgatcctgtccgaacgctgaatcaatagACGCTGGGCACTTGGCGCTCTctgaactgatgacgtggatctccgactgAACGTAGggacctccgacgaacctgcaaggaagtcgggttGGGAAGGGGTTACCGGCGACGaccatccgacgctcaagtcaggcaagaggaaactatgaagtgacTTCGAATATCCAAGAATGCGTGATTGCGTACCTCCatcgaagtctgagggctcttatatagagctgtggggaggtttgtgcacacttaccgaggtgtacacgtgtcctttcccataccgtagtatgggcttgccagaaAAGCATGCCTaacaccatactgctatagtccgagcacctctctgatgggacggcagaaccttctgtcgtaaggtttagcgtatgacttggtcgtgggacatgcctgttgtcagaaaatgtttcccgatgtttcccttgtccttttgtctcttctgttcccgcgccgagcggctTGCCGCTCGGCGGGCACGtcgcgtccgaccggacgcaagTACTGGTACACTCGGGAGGttcccggtcgtgtgctcggctgagactgttcacaACATTGTTGccttacgcctcggccgagcggtccACCCGCTCAGCCCGACGActttgttcaccatgagcgtcggaaacccgactccccgccgggttgTCTTCGATTCTGTTCTGACCCGTTCGGCCGATCCGTCCCGatcggccgaacctcatctcgcccttagacttttgacctctacgtgtcattgacttccctcaaagggggtcccccgtccttactgccggatcacttgcctccccttcaagtctagtcgaaggaggtgattagtccgactgactggaccat from Zingiber officinale cultivar Zhangliang chromosome 4A, Zo_v1.1, whole genome shotgun sequence includes the following:
- the LOC121972992 gene encoding flap endonuclease 1-A-like, with protein sequence MFNRTIILLEADIEPVYAFDGQPPELKKQELAKRYLKRKDATNDLNTTIETGDLEGIEKYNKRTVKAPCEAEAQCVALCKSDKVFAVVSENMDTLTFGVPRFLHHLMYPSSKKISVMEFDVSKVLEELRLTMDQFIDLCILSGCDYCDNIKGGEIREA